Within Sorangiineae bacterium MSr11367, the genomic segment CTCGCTATCTTCCGTATCGGTTGCTGCACCGAATCCCTCAACACGTTTGGCTTTGTTCTGCGCGTTCGGATTCTCGACGTAGTTCTTTACTGCGAGGTGGAATTCTTCGTATTTCAATTTCAGTGGTACGCTCTGTCCGTCGCGCGTATGTAAAGCGAAGATGACATGATCTCTCTCATGCTGATCCATTCCCGCGATCGAGTAGGCGAATTTTGCTCCTTCCTCGCCTGGAGCGTCACCACCGTTCGGGGGTTGCGTGTAGTGTCGACGCAGTAAGTTATCGATGTGGTGTCCGAATTCGTGGAGAAGGACCAGAAACAGCATGGCTGCGGCATGCTCGTCGTTCTCGGCTGAACGTGGCAACTCCTTGGAAATGCGGACCTCTCGAGTCTCGGTGTCGTAGGTCCCTCGCTCCCCACCTAGCGTGCCGGGGGAAGAAAGGATGATGCGAGCATTCTGTACACTCTTTGCCGTTAGGTCGCGATGAAGTGCCTTATAAGACTCCACTGGTATGTCCGACCCATAGACAGTCGACATCCACGCCACGAATTCCTTCTCCTGGACGCGATCTGCTGCTTTCTCGAAGAGCTCGAGCGCGTAGCGACTCTCGAGCTGCGCAGGAAGGACGTTCACGCCGGCCTGCTCGGTAAAGCTATCCGCCGCCTGCACTTGGACTTTGTCGGCGATACGCACACGGGCGTCTTTGCCGTGAACGTTCACTTCTTTCGAAAAGATCTCCGCTTGCTCGTGAAGTTTCAACGACGAACCCTTCCCGCGCAGTTTCAGCTCTTTCGCTGCAGTCTCCTGGATGGTAGTAGCGCTGAGCACGAGGCCTTCCGTATTGAGGTGCACTTCTGCGCCCTTGGAGCGAATGATGATGTCCTCGGCCTCGAGGACGATCTTTTTGGCGCTGCGGCGGTAGGTGCCGTCCACCACGTAGAGCGCACTCTTGCCAGGTTTGTCTTTGCTCCCTACCGTCATCACGTGCTCGCGCCCTACCGTGACGACGTCGTCATCGCCGACGACCGCCGAGCGGTAGCCATCAACCACCAGCTGGGTGCTCCCCTTAACGGTTTGTTGATGACCTTCGCCAATCGTCTCGCGGAGTCGACCGCCGATGTCCACTTGTGCGGAATGACCGACGGTTGTGCTTAGCAAGCCCGCGATATTATCCAGACGATCGGCTTGTACGACGCGTCGTTCGACGCCGCCGATGCTTGTGCCCAAGTCCTTGTCGATATGAATGTTCGAATTGCCTTCTACGTGCTCAACGGCATTCCCACGCACGTGTGTGCGCGAATCGTGAAGGACGTGTGCGTGGAAGTCGCGTTGCGCCCGCAGGTGGAGCAGCTCATCGCCCTGGCGGTCGCTAATCGAAATTTCGCTCCAACCACCGTTTTCTGGGATGGTGCGTGAAAAGAGACCGACCTTCTGGTGATCTGTGTCATGCGCGAACGGGAGCTCGTTCTCCTTGTCGTAGAAGCATCCCTTCACGAAGGGCCTCTCGCCTTGCCCTTCGATGAAGCCGACCCAAACGCGCATCCCTTCGCGTGGGAGACACTGCATCCCATACCCGTCACCCGCCCAAGGCTGACTGACGGGAACCCAGACGGCGGTGTCGTGCTCCTCGCCGTAAGCGAGGTCGCGGTAAGTACCGCCCTGGTCGTCGACGACCTCCCAGTCGAATCGAATGTGCACGTAGCCGTACGCATTCGTATCCAGGTACGACGTTACCCGATCGCCGCGCACAGCCACGACGCGTGCGAGTTCGTCGGAGAGCTTTGGTCGGGGCATTCGCGGAGGCACCGGGCGAATTCGAACCGGAACACATTGAAATGCGTTTCGGTAAACATGCTCGTCGGCGGATGCAGGGTCGGCCACGCCTTTGCTGACTACCGCGGTGACGGTGTACTCGGTGTTCAGCGTGCCAACGGGATGACCCGCGAGTCGGAATCGATAGCCGGCAGCAAGGCGGCGGCACGTGCTCTGTCCGGACCCCTCGATGCGTTGCACGCGGAGACGATCTAGTTCGATATCGACGCGCTTTTGCTTGTCTCCATATCCGCGCAGATTCGGATCGAGTTGGTATAGCTGCTGAAGCAACATCGAGGGCGCAATCGTTGGCGAGTCGATGTCGAGGTCGAAGCCAGCGTGGGCGATGAGCGATGGTCCCTCGCGCGCAATGGATCCGATGGACCCAATCGAGAGCCCCGCGCCCAAATCGTACGATGGCGTCGCGAGATCCTTCTTGGCGACGCCCACCCAGTTTTTCGTTGCACCCACATCGCGATCGATCATGCGGATCTGTTTGGGGCGGAGCCGCTTCTTGAGGCCGAATTCGAGAATGCGTTCTTGATCGCTCGCACCGCCGGCTTCGTCGTCGAATACGATTTCGCCAGCGGGATTCGCATCGACCATGTCTCCGAGCATGTCGCCACCGATCTTCGTGGCGAGGTCCTTCAGAGCGCCGCCCACCAGCTCGTTGGCTAGGGCCATGTCTTGTACGGCGGGTAGATGGCTCGACTCGTCGGTGAAGACGAGCGCCGTGAGCATCTTGGCCATCGCACCGGCCTCCTCCACGGCCGCGCCCACCGGACCGCCAACGACATCTGCCACCGTGCCGAGCGCCCCCGCGACCGCGCCGGCACCGGGTAGAAGGCTGTCGAGAGTTCCCGATGCATGCTCGAAGCAGAAAAAGATGCCTGCGTCCGAGAGTACGCGACGGAAAAATTCGTAGTCGGATTCCTCACGCTGGTAGACGAATCGGAGCACCGGATACTCGTCTTCCTTGATGTGCCAATGGCACTCGTTCGGCGCGATTTTGATGTCGGCGAGGACCTTCTCGATGATCTGTTTCGGCGTTTGGTATTGGAAGTAGCGAATGGACCGGCGTTGGGTGAGAAGCCACAACTTAGGCACGATGGTGATGCGGTAGCGTTTGCGGGTCGTGGCCCGATCGCCGGGCGGCGGGCCGAGTGCCTCGATGCTCTCGACGATACCCTGGATGAGTCGAGGTTCGTGTTCGCCCGTGCCCTTGATGCTGAGGCACGCCGGTTCGCCATCGGCCGCCGCGTTGAGCACCTCCATGGGAAGCCGGCTCACGCACGTGACGGTGTATGCGTAGAGATCGTTGACGTACTCGGCCCCCTCGAAGTCGAGCACGCGGAGTTGGCCCGTCACGAGCGGTCCCGCCGTGAGCTCGAACGGGTCGTCCGCCGGACTCCCGTCGGTTAGGCCACCGAGGACATCGTCGATGAGGGTTTCCGGGTCGAAGGGCAGGGGCAGCATCGGTTACCTAACTCTGGTCAATTTTCGCGTCGTCGCGAGAAAGAAGGGGGGCGAACAGGATGATGAGGCGGAGAGGTTCCGAACGGGGGTACGCGCATCGTGCCGACGGGTCATCCGGAGGCCAAATCTACAGCAATCGGTGCTGCAACACGCTTCAGGCGTGCCGACGAGAACCGCCTGAACGGAAGCTTCGGACATGGTTCCTTCATCGCTCGTCGGCCATTTCTCGCTTGCGGTTGTGCTCTGCGCGGAAAGGACGCGTGGACGCTCGCACGACCTCGCTGCCGCGAATGCTGGGCAAGTCCCAACCGAGCCGCTGCGCAATCCACCGGCCTCCGTTTTGGTCTTGTAGGCCGCCCACGAGCAGGCACCCAGCAGCCGTGCACTGGATGTCACCCAGGCCCCAGGAATTTCCTCCAACGCGAACCCAAGTTTCGCCGCCATCGGCGGTCTCCCAACCATGATTGCCAAGAAGAAGCCCTCGATACCCCGTAAGCGATGCCTGACCGGAAGGAAGCAAAATGTAGAGGATCGGCAAGATGGTTCCATTCGCATCGCGACGACGGAGTGCCCACTGCTGTCTGTCGTTCACGTACTCTTCGGAGAGCAGCCGCAGCATTCCGCTCGGGTCGACGGTGAGCGTGGCGCTCGCCCTTATCGCGCCCGCGAGGAGTTTCGTTCGCGTGAAATGGGTGGCCGTCAGCTCGGACTCGTAGATACCGGCCTCGCCAGCTTCGGAACCCAGCGCGTAAACCCGCCCATGCGCCTTGTCGAACACGAACTGAGTAAACTCCGGAGTGGCGGCCGAATCCGAAGTGTCGCGTGAGTCTAGGGGCGCGACGTAGGTCCATCCTTTGGGGCCGAGGGCGACATTCAGCTCCAGTCCATGGCGGGGCTCGCCGCTCCGTGCACCGTCCACGCGCCATGTCGAGCCGTAGTCCGAACTGCGAAGGATGTCGGTTGTCCAGTTGCCTGTCCCGGTTTCCCTAGGACGCAGATAAATCAAATTCTGCTCGTAGGCTGCCATGGGATGGGAGCCGTCATATCGAACAGAGCCTGCGAGCTCGGGCTTGATGACCGGGGCGGCCGTCGTTGTTCCCAAGACGAATGAATCGACAGTGACATGATTGTCGTCGGTATCGGCGGCGAATTCTATGATGCGGTCGCCCGTGAGAACCGTGCGCGCCGACTCCGATAGGTCATAGTTGCGGCGGCGGTCTTCCTCGAATTCAGGCCCTACGTTCCTAAATGGATCGTCCTCCAAAAGGAAGTCGGTCTCGCGCAACGAATTCCCGTCTAGAAAGGCGACCGGATTGTCATCTGCCAAAAATACACGGCCCGATCCATCTCGTGAGACATGCTTGGCGTCGGTTCGAGGTGTTGCGATTGCCAACCAAGTCGCACCGTCATCGTGTGTAACATACACGTGATCGGTCAGCAGGAGCAGCCCGTTGCCCTGTTCGTCGAGCCCAACGGACACCGCTTTGCCCCACCGTTCTTTCGACCCGTCGTACGCGACTGGTCTCCACTTTGCGCCGTAATCCAAACTTCGCACCAAGGTGCCCTGGGGTGTAATGCCTAGTAACGCGTGTCGCCCCGTTGCGACTGCGAGCAACTTTGCGTTCGTGGTCCCCGCGAGCGGTCCTGGGCGTATCACCTCGGGCGGTCCCAAGGGATCTTGTGAAACATAGACTTCACCGTCGTCCGCGACGAAGACGAAACGACCCCTCGTATCGCGGATCACGCCGACGAGTGCCTTCGGTATGAGAACTTCAGCATCGAGAAGAACGTCGCTCACGCCCCTTCCCGGTAAGTGTTCATCCAGCGTTCGCCGCCCACTCTCTGGTTCCTTCTCCCCGACGTAAAGCGTATGCCTGGCGTCCACTTCGAGCCGTGCGACGGGGTACCATTGATGCTCCGCAAAGCGCCAACGCGCGGGTGACGCTGCCGCGTGAATCAGGTCCGCGTTGACCGTCGTTTTCGGAGCCACGGAGCTGCTCGCAGCGGCCGTTGCTTCTTTTTGCGATGATGCGGATGTAGAGGATGCAAGCGTTGGGGACGGCTTCCGGCAACCGATGGAAAGCATTGCTGTGAGCAACACCAGGAAGGCCCAACGAGGGCTTGTCACGATCCAGGTCATCTTCACCGCTCGAAATAGAGAAGGCCGATGGTCCTGAAATCGTACGTCAAGGTACGAGTACTCGTCTGCAGTTCGACGCGCGGCCACAAATACGAGTGATGGGCCTCCAGATGCTTGTTCGCGATCTTTGGCGGCGCAAGGAGGTCGATCTGTACCTCCGACGGACTTCCGGGGACGTCAACGTCCAAGTCTTTCGAGCCCTTTGTAATGGGTATTGATGTGTTGCCGGCTGGAAAACGTGCAAAGACGAAGAGATCGTCAATCGACGGCTTGTAGCCATGAGTGGGACGAATGTGTACCCAGCGGATTTTTGCCTTTTTGATGACCTCACCTCGAGGGGCACGAATCGTGAGTCGGCACGCGACGTTCGAGCAATACTCGGTGGTCCAGCCCAAGTTTGCGCTCGTCACTCGCAGCCATCCATTTGTTTCCGTGGTGAGAATCTCCAGAATCAGCTCGAAAGGAGGCGGTACATCGAGGATTCTCTCGCCGTTCGGTAGACTCGTAAGAAATCCTAGATAATTCGAAACCGTTGCAGAAGTTGAAACGTCCGCAAGTGGCGCGAAGGCCCGCCAGCCGTCGAGGCGATCGTGGATCGCATCCTTATGAACGATGGCTGCCCAATTGTTTCCGCCGTTGGCGTTTTTCCATGCGTCTAAGAAGGTCTGGTTTGCGTCAAGGTTGGTAAAGAATCGTCGAGCAATTCCTGCCGCAACCTGCGGTAACGGGGATGCTTCCTCGTACGCAAGGATTCCCCGAACGCGGGGGTTGCTCTTGGCAAGAACCCGCGCCCACAGGGGCCAGGTCGCGCTATTCACCGTGGAACATTGAGCCAAGACGATCCACTGTGGCCCAGCAAAGCCGTGACCCGCATCCGCGTATTTGCCAACGGAGAAATAACGGCTCGCAGTGAAGGTGCCTTGTGCTTCCTGAGGATTGGCCCCGAGCCAACTCGAGATCGTGAAACCGGCGGCAAATCCGCCGAGCCACCCGTGAGAACTTACATACAAGAGATCGGCCGCGAAGACGGATCCGCCAGGTGTCGGGCTTCCGTCCGGCAACTGCCCGATCATCTGAGTCCCGCCTGCGCCGCCGAAGATAAGCTCGACCTGCGGTTGCAGGATAAACTGATTCATATATAGCGCGCTCTCTTCCGCAGCCGTATGGCGACCGCGGGTATCCTTGCGCCATGGCCAGGATCGCTGGCCGGTTGGATCTGGAGCACCCGTTTTCGGATTGCGTCCGGGATATGTTTGCCAGAACGGATCTTGTCCTTTTGCCTCGCGCCCGCCGGGGCAGACGATGGCTACTTGGGTGCCGTCCTGGTCGTACACGCAAATCGGCAAGTAGGGATGCTGCGGGTCATGTAGCCTTAGAGGATCGTCCATCGCTACGGACAGAAAGTCCTTGAGCAGGTTTCGCCATCCGCGGTGTTTTTCCAGCTGTGCGCCGAAAACTGCGCTGTCGATGGCGGGCGAGCCATCCACGAGGGCATAGTAAAGCTTGCGCGGCGCGACCGCCGTTAAAGGAGCAGGTCCAGGCATCGTCGATCTCTATGCCCCTCGTTTGAGTTGGCCATCGTTCATCTCGCGAATGGCGGTTCGGGTCTTTTCGTCGAGCGCCCCGGTCAGGGCGAGGTCGGGGTGAGCGGCCTGGAAGGAGAGGATCGTACGATGCTCGTCGCTTTCGTCGAATCCCATGTTGCGCAGCTGGGCGAGATAATCGGCCCCACTCGTCAGTTCAGGAACGACGACGACATCGCGTACGATTTCGAACTTCGGGTCGCGGGGGGCGTAAACGACCCGGATACTCTGACGGCGTTTCGGAAGCTGCTGCTGAATGAGCCCAGCGCCGTCCGTGGTGCCTTGGATGATTTCCCCAGATTCGAGCTCGAGCCGATAACCGACAGCGGCACAAGGTTCATGGCGCTCGTCGTGCAGCCTCAATTGGTACATGAACGTTTCAATTTCCGGCTGGGCGGCTGGCGAACGCTCATGCGGCTTTTTCTTCTCCTTGGGGTTGTTCGAAGATGCCTCGGATTTGTCGGGGCCTCCTGCGGTGGTTCCTCCTCGTCCAAGCGCCGTGACCTCCAGGAGATCTTGCCCTGCCGCAACGGGCCGAATCGTTCCGCCTGCCGTACATGCACAGAATGATTGCTCGGTCAAAGCAGGGACACCGTTGATCTCGAACGCCGCACTCTCACCAAACCACCGTGAGGTTGCAGGCACGCATGCTCCTCCGGTAGCACTGCATGTGCCAAACGCGGCGATGTTGGTCACTGGGGCGAAATCGGCAATTGTCGCGATGGTTGCCTGACCGACGAGGCCAACATTCGTGGGAGGGACGGCGAGTTCCGAATTCTTGGAGCCATGTGTGCACTGGAGCTGCGCACCGTCGACCAAGAGCTTCACGTGTACCCTCCGATAGCGTCATTCATGCTTCCATTTTCGCCAAACAGCTGGGGTGCAGCAAACTGCGGGTGCCAAATGTTAGAGAGTGCCGAACCGGGTGCTGGAAGGTGGGAAGGTGAAGGTCACCTCCCCCGGATATTTTCTCGACGTCGCGACGATGTTCCCATGCGCCGGTCTCCTTCGAAAGCCCGCCTGCTCCTCCGAATGACTCAGCCGCACCGGGGCTTCGACCACGTCCCTTTCTCCTGTAACGTCGTGGCCCGGGAAAGCTTCATGGGCCGCGTGCCGTACGACTACGAGTTCAAAGCGGGGGAGGTGCTCGTCGACCGGTACCGCATCGATCGCCCGCGCGGCCATGGTGGTATGGGCGAGGTGTACGAGGCGACGGACCTGTACCTCGAGAAGAAAGTCGCGCTCAAGACGATCAAGCCGACGGATTCGGAGGGGCTGCCGCGCCCATGGCAGGCGTACGAGGCGCGTTTTCGTATGGAAGCGCAGATCGGGGTGCGACTGCGGGATCCGCGAAGTTTTCACGATGGGCGTGACCGGCTCGTCACGATCCTCGATTGCCACTTGATGGCCGATGGGCGGCCCATCGCGTTGATGGATCTGTTTTCGGGGCTCACGCTCGCGAACTACTTGGAAAAGCATGGGCGGGTGAAGTTCTCGACCGCGTGCCAGATCGCGCGTGACGTCTGCGCGGGGCTCGCGTTCGCGCACGAGCACGATGTCCTTCACCGCGATATCAAGCCGCAGAACATCATGCTCGAACCGGGGGCCCAGCTTCGGGCGTACATCACGGACTTCGGCGTGGGCAAGGTGCTCACGCCGGGTGAGACGATGCTCACCTGCGAAGGTAGCCCTGTGGGAACGCCCGGGTGGATCCCGCGCGAGCAGTTGCTTGGCATCGCTCCGCCATCGCCTGCAACCGACATGTTCGCGGTGGGCCTGCTCATTTTCCTCATGATCACGGGCAAGGGCGCCTTCTCGCACCTGGGAGGCGACGCGCTTCGTTTGCTCGTGACGAATGCCCCTCCCATCGCGCCGATGTTCACCGAGTTCCTCTCCGAGTACGGCGAGGCGGAGCGGGCACTGGCTCTCCAGGTTGCACGGTGCCTTTCCCACTCGCCCAACGAGCGGCCCGACGCCTCGACGATGGCCGCGGCGTGCGCGCGCGCTGAACGTAGTGCGCGCGGGCGCGACGGTGAGGCGTACGTCGATGCGACGATCGAAGACGAGTCGAACCAGATTACCTCCATGATCGTCGAGGGGCTTTCGGCGGGTTCGGCCGCAGGTGTGTCGCGCACGAGGCCCGATGCAGGTCGCCGTCTCCCCCTTGGAAGCCTGCCCACGGAGGTCAATTCGCAGCCAGGTCCTCCGCCGACCCTGGCGCCGCCGGAGCGCGCCGCGATGCGGGCTGCGGATCGCGCGAGGCACGCGGAGAGCTCCAAGCTGCCGGCCAAGAGCGCTCGGTCCGAGCCCATCGCCCCGTCGATGACCGTGCCCTTTCCACCGCCGCCGACAGCTTCGCTCCCCCATGCGAACCACACGCCGTCGTCGATGTCGCGCACGATGGATCCGGCGTTGGAGAGGCAGCACGTCGCCCACGAGGCAGCGGCGGTCGCCGTGTTGGAGCAAGCATCCGCGCCGCCGTCCGCGCCGGGGCCACAGAAACGTGTGCTGGCGATCGCGGGGCTTGGAAGCATGCTCGGTGTGCTGCTCTTGGTGGGCGCCGGCATGTTCGCCTATCGCTATGGTACGGCGCGCGCGCCCGCGCCTTCTCCCGCCATGCCGGCGGTCGCTGCGGAGTCGTCGGCGGTCGTGCCCTCCGCAGCGGCGCCGTCTGCCGCTACGAGCGCAACGGCCAATCCGCCCGCGGCGAGCGCGTCATCGCGAACGGTCATCGCCGATGCGGCGAAGGTTCCAGCGTTGGCAAAACCTTGACCGCCGAAGAAAGGGCGAGCGCGCGCCCTGAACGTGGGAAGCGGGCTTTGAGAGGGATTCGGCGAAGTGCGCGCCGCGTGCCTCTCGAGCGCGCGGGGTGCTATCGTCGGCGGCACCCAAGAAGGAAAGGACGATGTTTCGCCAGCTCATCGAGGCAGCCCTGAACGAGACGGAACGAGGCTTCCAGGGGCTCGCGCGGCGTTATCCGCGCCTGGAGCCGCTCCTGGCGAGCGACGAGCTCCGCTCCTTCGCGCAGTGGGTGGCATTTGCCCTGGCGTCCATCGATGAGCAGCGGCACGACGACCATCAAGGCATGCTTCGCGCGCTCGTCGCCCAGGCGCTGCCCGGGTGCCTCCGCCCGCGGCCGTCGTCGACCATTCTCGAGTTGCCCGCGGATCGCTCGCACGCGGGGGATCTACAAGGAACCGTGTTCCGAGGACGCGCGGGGACGCTCGAGATGCCCTTTCGCGTGATGTGGCGCATCACGCCCACGCCCTACGAGATGGCCGACGCGCGAATGGAGCGCATTCACGCGAAGCTGCAGGTGCTGCGCATCACCCTGGTGGGGCGTGAGGGGATCGTGCTCGGGGGTGTGCTGCCGGAGCGTGTTCGCTTTTTCGTGCACCCCGGCGACGACGTCGATGGCCGGGGCATGCGCACGTCCCTCGACGTGATTCACGCGTTGCGCGTGGCCGACGGCATCGAGGTGGACGCCTTCGATGCGGAGGGCAACGTTTCCCATAGCCGCCTTCCGGCGGGCTCGTTGCGTTGGGTGCGGATCGATACCGAAGAACCATCGCTCCTTTCGGCGCCGCAGGGACGATTCGTTTCGAGCACCTTGTTGGCGGATCTGTGCGCATTTCCGGAGAGCTTCTCCTTCTTCGAAATCGACCTCACGCCGGTGCGCTCCCGCAAGACCACGCGCATCGAGCTTACGCTACCCCTCGCGCGCGTCGTGGAGGCCGCGTCGAGCCTCCGTCGCGAGAATCTGCGCCTTTTCTGCGCTCCCGCGACGAACGAATACATCGCGCCGATCGAGCCCCTTCGCGCAGAGCGAGGGCCGGAATGGGAGTTGCGTGTTGCGCAGCGACCCCATGCCGAGGTTCTCCATGTGCGGTCCATTTATGCCGAATCCGCGCGGGGGCGATTCGACGTTATCTCCCTGGAAGCACCGGATCGGCCACTGACGTTTGCGGCCGATAGCCATTACTATTTGCTCAAGCAGACGATGGCGCGCGATGAATCGCGCACCGAAATGCGACTCACGTTCGGGGCTCGGCAAGGCTTTCGCGTGGCCGCACCGGCACCGCTGGTGCTCGGAGAGGTCCTTGCGAGCGATGGCCTCCAGACGGAGTCGCTCGGCCTTGGCGACATCGGGGGACGCAACATCACGCGGGTAACGCCATCGCACCGCGCCGTCCTGCAAGGGCTCGCCATGCGCATGAACGCCTTCGCGCGTATGTCGCCGCACCGATTCGCCGAGCCGGCTCATTTGCGCGAGTTCGTGCGCCTGCATGCGCCGCCGAACCCGAGGCAACAGCGCATTCGCCTGCCCGAGGTTCTCGAGATGCACCACGAGCGCGAATCACGCATGCTCCCTGGCGCGGAATGGGAACAGGGCGATCACGTCCATCTGACGGTCGACGACGCGTCCAGTGTTGGCGAAGCGTGGCTTCTTCGCGAGATCCTCGCGCGCGCGCTCGCCGAGAGGCAGAACCGTCTGCGATTTGCGCGGCTCACGCTCGAGCGGAGCGCCACCCATCCCACGAAAGACTTTACGAACGACGATGCCCGCGAGGGCGAGCGCCATGCGGCGCCTCTCGGGTAATTGGCGCAAACGGGTTTCGATATGACGGCAACCGAACAATCGCTCATCTATTTGGAAATCAAGGGCTCGAAGCAAGGGGAGTTCAAAACCGATGACGCCCAGGCCCGCGCGGGGAAGACCGTCTGCCTCGCCTTTGGCCATGGCATCGACGTTCCGCACGACACGCAAGGGAAGGGGCGTGCGGTGGTCCGGAACAAGCCCGTGTGGGTGATCTGCGAGTGGAATCCTTTGGTGGTTCAATGCCAGCAAGCGGCTTGGGACAACGAGGAGCTGAAGGAGGTCGTCATCAAGCGCGCCCGCCGCGACTCCAACGGCAACGAAGTCGTGTATGCCACGACGACGCTGACCAAGGCCACGGTCGCCAAATTCCGAACTCTCTCGGGGCCAACGTCGAAATGGCTTCCGGGTAACCACCCCGATCTGGCTCGCATTTCCTTCCTGGCCAGCAAGATCGACGTGACCTTGCATTCGCCGGATGGCGACACCCGCGCCCACTACGATCGCAAAGAGAACAAATCGTGACCGTGCTCGGGCTCATCGCCGGAAGGGAGCCGCCGCCCGAACCGTCGTCCGTTCGTCGCGCCGTGGCCGAGCTCGTGGCGGATATCGAGCTCCTATTGGGAACCTTGCGTGGATCCATGCCCGGTGACGTGGACTTCGGTGTGGGGGATGTCTCGGGGACGTACGCCTCCGGCGCCGAAGCCGTTCGCGCGTGGTGCTTGGATACGCAAGAAGCGCTAAGGCGCTACGTTCCGCGCCTGCGCCACCCGCGCGTGATCCATGTTCCGGGCGACGCGCTCGATCTCGTCTTTCGGGCAAAGATCCGCGGCTCCATGGCCGTCCAGGGACGCGCGGCGCCGTTGGAGCTCGAGCTATCCGTCGACCCGCAGCGCTCGTGGAGGGTTCGCTAGTGGCGCGATTCCCGCAAGGCGCGGTGGCGGCGCTCACGCGGGCGGCCGAGCAATTTGCGCGCGCGCATCCTGCGCTTTTGGGGCACCTGGGGCGCGCGCCGTCGAGTTTGGCGCTCGATCGCGTGCGTCGCGGGGTTTACGCGCTGGCTGCGTCGATCATCGAGCGGATCCATCGTTTTCAGGCCGATAGCCATCGCGCGCTGGCGGAGGTGGTGGCCGCATCGTCGATGCGCCCGTTTCCAGCGGCCACGATCGTGGAGCTTTCCCTTGCCGGATCGGAATCCAAGCAGCGCGTTCCGGCGCATGCGGAGATTTCGCCACCGAACGACCCGGCATGCCGCTTTCGGCTCGTGAGCCACGTCGACGTGGGCGCGTATCGGGTGGAGAACGCCCGGGCCCATGGGCGCCTCGTCCAATTCGATCTCATCGCGACGTCGGACGCGCCCCTGCAAGACGCATTGGACGATGAACTCCGGCTTTACGTGGACGGGCCACGCGAGAAGGCGCTTTTGTTGCTCATGCACGTTCTCGGCGCCACCGAGCGCGTCGATGTGCAGATATCCAATGGGCCTTCGAAGCAGGCCGGCAACGTAGAGCCGTATGGGTTCGATGAACGCGACGTGCTCGCGCCGGAGCCCGACGGGCCCATGGTGACCGATGCCTTCGTGCAGGAGTATTTCGTCTTTCCAGAGAAGTTCATGTTCTTCGTCGTGCGTGGCGTCCTGTCGGCGCTGCATGGCACGGCGGCGCCGGTGCGCAAGGCGACGGTCACCCTCCGCCTCGACGCGCCCTTGCCGGGGGACCTGGCGATTGGGCCAGACGCCCTTCGTGCGCACTGCGTGCCCGCCGTGAACTTGTTCGAAACCACGTCCGAGCCGCAGACGTTCGGCCCGGGGAAGAGCACGTTTCCATTGCGGGTGGCCGGCGTTCCGAGGCGGCGCGGGGAAGTCTTTGCCGTGCTCTCCGTCACCGCCGCTCCGTGCGTGGGGGAGGGCGAGATCCCCCTGCCGTCGCTCCGGCGATTTCGCGCCGGCGACTTTCACGACGCATTCCCCTATGCGTATTCGACGGAGCGAAAGGTCCAGCGGTCGGACCTTCCGCCCGAGCTTTTCATGACGCTCACGAGCTCGCGCGGAACGGAGCCACTCCTGGAGCCGCATGTCATCTCGAGCCGCGTGCTCGCAACGAACGGTGCGTGCCGTGTCTCGGTCGGCGAGCTCACGGAGCCCGGTCATGGCTTTCCGCGCGCCGTGCGCGCGCGGAACCTACTGCCGACGTCGTCGCACGTGCCGGCGCTGACCGGATTCGACCTCGCCCTCCGTGCATTCGCGAAAGGTGC encodes:
- a CDS encoding type VI secretion system baseplate subunit TssF; this encodes MFRQLIEAALNETERGFQGLARRYPRLEPLLASDELRSFAQWVAFALASIDEQRHDDHQGMLRALVAQALPGCLRPRPSSTILELPADRSHAGDLQGTVFRGRAGTLEMPFRVMWRITPTPYEMADARMERIHAKLQVLRITLVGREGIVLGGVLPERVRFFVHPGDDVDGRGMRTSLDVIHALRVADGIEVDAFDAEGNVSHSRLPAGSLRWVRIDTEEPSLLSAPQGRFVSSTLLADLCAFPESFSFFEIDLTPVRSRKTTRIELTLPLARVVEAASSLRRENLRLFCAPATNEYIAPIEPLRAERGPEWELRVAQRPHAEVLHVRSIYAESARGRFDVISLEAPDRPLTFAADSHYYLLKQTMARDESRTEMRLTFGARQGFRVAAPAPLVLGEVLASDGLQTESLGLGDIGGRNITRVTPSHRAVLQGLAMRMNAFARMSPHRFAEPAHLREFVRLHAPPNPRQQRIRLPEVLEMHHERESRMLPGAEWEQGDHVHLTVDDASSVGEAWLLREILARALAERQNRLRFARLTLERSATHPTKDFTNDDAREGERHAAPLG
- a CDS encoding type VI secretion system tube protein Hcp — encoded protein: MTATEQSLIYLEIKGSKQGEFKTDDAQARAGKTVCLAFGHGIDVPHDTQGKGRAVVRNKPVWVICEWNPLVVQCQQAAWDNEELKEVVIKRARRDSNGNEVVYATTTLTKATVAKFRTLSGPTSKWLPGNHPDLARISFLASKIDVTLHSPDGDTRAHYDRKENKS
- a CDS encoding GPW/gp25 family protein, translating into MTVLGLIAGREPPPEPSSVRRAVAELVADIELLLGTLRGSMPGDVDFGVGDVSGTYASGAEAVRAWCLDTQEALRRYVPRLRHPRVIHVPGDALDLVFRAKIRGSMAVQGRAAPLELELSVDPQRSWRVR